ggatttcaccgagtcgggcgagaagcttgcgcgggaacctgcgaggttgcgcggggaCGGGCTCGCcgatgattcattggcgccacttcgagccaccatttggccaaaagaacgcccccgcgcgctgcgcaagcttgcactgtaagccgtctgcggcagcggggtgacaagacgtgtgagaggaggacgaaaggacacgtaaacatacggttaataaaaaaatgtttgcgatttaattacctactatacccctgtcctagtttataagtaggatttaactaataaaatacgaatgcatgtcgcgaAAGATTATATCGTTtgagtcgtatttgaacatagtttccagctagacaatttttgtaacatgcattaacactttttggttaaatttaaggatatatactagcaagcgtttgcccgcaacacacatggcttattccatcacaaacagctcggatggatcaactgtatgccacgtatcgcacacgcaactctaatctggttcgtgcttgatgtctccgacatcgctcgcacaattcgtcttatttgccatgtatcactgtgccggcctctgctcgcgtccctcggcaagctctgcttgCCATTAGGCGCCGCAGCGCTCTGTGCTCACCGTTAGGTGCCGCGgcacgctctgctcgcgtccgtcggcgcgctctgctcgcgtccgtcggtgccctcggcttgtggacagcttttccttgcgtgttcaactgctatatgcatatatatatatatatatatatatatatatatggttgatCACCGTAGAGAGGGGATGATCGTGCGCATGCCCAACgatgacacatagagaggggatgtccagcggcgctccaatggagttcggcgagcatagagtggagacccacacgagggagacggatctctcggtggtgtacaccatcgacccggccgtggtggacgactaaatcaacaacgttgagcagttgcttgctcgagacaagtacaaggtcgtcggcatcgacctccagtacgcCGCCGGTCGTCCcgacatagatcagaaggttgccgtcgctcagttgtgcatgcgccatcatgtcctcatctaccactactgcatggccacagagccttgcgaccgtttcaacaggtttgtcaacaacactgactacaagttcgtcacggtggaaaccaccgacgatgtaaaCGCGCTTAGTGTTACGGTCTTGGCCTGCAAGAatcttgtcgaaatccgtgaccactacaaggtctggggcagcacgaagaaggactccctggttgaactcacctcggccatcatcgacccctactacgaaaagatgaagcaggatgcccagagaacaagtcccctatcctggcacaaggcctggatgcggcaactggatgaacctcacctcaagTTCATGGCTAAGAgtgtgtacacatgctacgagatacacaggcggatcgttgacatgaggaagtgcctcgttacccaaatcgacgagcctgGATCGATCCACAAgaagagcaagcgtcacaagaagtagatgatgatcagatgatcgtttatgctagttaatgatgcatgtaatatatagtttactttattggtgtgtggaaatgtcatgtgtgtagtagccacctatgtaattatgcatgtaatagtttactttggtgtgtgcaaatgccatggttgtagtagccatctatgtaagtggatgtttaatttggttatgcaaccatgtccttataagtgtgtgtgtatatatatatatatgttgttgttctgtatgcaatcccatcgcacaacacacacgtcttattagcagcaaccgtctgtgttattatcggtcttcgcacacatttccgattacagacctgtttgccgcgtatcacacacatcttgttatattgaactgtttctgttctcttgtctcaacaaaaacagttcatccgagtgaaccgcatgccgtatatcgcacacacctttgatctggccgaccgtttcttttgtgttgcctaatcacaaacagttcatccgagtgaaccgcatgttgtatatcgcagacaccttgatctggctgcccgtttcttttgttcctcctcatcgcaaacagatAATTGAACTGAaacgtatgccctgcatcgcacacgcaactaaaatctgaaccgtgtttgatgcatcctccatcgcaaatgttttgcaccttttttgacgggtttttacaccaccgtttgcgattatggcatcgcacacagtttcgtcgaagggtctctgatcgtagtgtcacgttagcagcatcctgcagtagtgatgggCCATTAAAGGGCCCAAAGATGCAAaaggcctcgtatgggccgaaagatgtcatgggccatacatgggcctaAAGTGACAACGGGCTAGaattatattggatggcccaCATGATGCTACTAGACCAAGTTAGCAAAGGCCATAATGGTTCGTAAATGGGCTAAACGTGAataggccattaacaggctttccaggGGCCGGCTcattaacttttgaccaagtcaaacgggttgACCTTTTTAACCTAAATGGGCCATTGTTGGGCTGTgacacatgtcgacgtatcataggcgcctcttgTCTATTGGACGGTTGACATATATCACAACGTGCAACTGACACTTGGTTCCCTCGGctaatgagaattttacacatggaaaatctcCTTTGGTCATGGTTGTTAACaagttatcagatccaaaaccggacccgatagcttaacggcgacccattacggtggatgacatgtgtcggttacccttgatgaaagcacttccatgaaGTGCCATTTGTCGttatggaagtggacacttctatgatgataatttgAGTACTGTCGTGggacacttctacgacagcataggtatgactatcttgattctgtcataaaatcatcatggatgtacatgcatgacagaaaatgtgacctactgtgacaaccacgtatcatcacggaagtatttttttgtagtgtgctacctcttgagcactgcgttggttttcccttgaagaggaaagggtgatgcaataaagtagcgtaagtatttcccttagtttttgagaaccaaggtatcaatccagtaggagaccacgctcgagtcccacgcacctacacaaacaaataagaacctcgcaaccaacgtgataaaggggttgtcaatcccttcacggtcacttacgagagtgatatctgatagagatgataagataatatttttggtatttttatgataaagactaaaagtaaagaaagcaaaataaacggcgccagaaatagctagttgttggaagattaatatgatgaaaaatagacccgggggccataggtttcactagtggcttctctcaagatagcataagtattacggtgggcgaacgaattactgtcgagcaattgatagaattgagcatagttatgagaatatctaggtatgatcatgtatataggcatcacgtccgtgacaagtagaccaaaacgattctgcatctactactattactccgcacatcgaccgctatccagcatgcatctagagtattaagttcataagaacagagtaatgctttaagtaagatgacatgatgtagagggataaactcatgcaatatgatataaaccccatcttcttatcctcgatggtaacaatacaatacgtgtcgtttccctttctgtcactgggatcgagcaccgcaagattgaacccaaagctaagcacttcttccattgcaagaaagatcaatcttgtaggccaaaccaaactgataattcgaagagacttgcaaagataaccaatcatacataaaagaatttagaggagattcaaatattgttcatagataaacttgatcataaacccacaattcatcggatctcgacaaacacaccgcaaaagaaaagttacatcaaatagatctccaagagaatcgaggagaactttgtattgagatccaaagagagagaagaagccatctagctaataactatggacccgaaggtctaaggtaaactactcacacatcattggagaggctatggtgttgatgtagaagccctccgtgatcaatgccccctccggcagagtgccggaaaaggccccaagatgggatctcatgggtacagaaggttgcggcggtggaagtagggttttggctccgtatatgatgtttccagggtacatgggtatatataggaggaagaagtacgtcggtggagcaacgaggggcccacgagggtggagggcgcgccccctgcctcgtgccttcctcgttgattactttacgtagactccaagtcctctggatcacgtttgttccaaaaatcacgttcccgaaggtttcattccgtttggactccgtttgatatccttttccttcgaaacactgaaataggcaaaaaaacaacaatttgggctgggcctccggttaataggttagtcccaaaaataatataaaagtgtataataaagcccaataaacatctaaaacagaatataatatagcatggaacaataaaaaattatagatatgttggagacgtatcaagcatccccaagcttaattcttgcttgtcctcgagtaggtaaatgataaaaacagaatttttgatgtggaatgctacttggcataattttcagtgtaaccctcttaattgtggtatgaatattcagatccggaagattcaagataaaagtttaatattgacataaaagtaataatacttcaagcatactaactatgcaattatgtcttctcaaaataacatccctacaaaatcatatagtttggtcatgctccattttcgtcacacaagaatgctctcatcatgcacaaccccgatgacaagccaagcaattgtttcatactttagtaatctcaaactttttcaactttcacgcaatacatgagcgtgagccatggatatagcactatgagtggaataaaatataatgatgggggttatgtggagaagacaaaaaaggagaaagtctcacatcaacgcggctaatcaacgggctacggagatgcccatcaattgatgttaatgtgaggagtagggattgccatacaacggatgcactagagctataaatgtatgaaagcttaacaaaagaaactaagtgggtgtgcatccaacttgcttgcgcacgaagacctagggcatttgaggaagcccattgttgtaatatacaagccaagttctataacgaaatattcccactagtatatgaaagtgacaaaataagagactatctatcatgaagttcatggtgctactttgaagcacaagtatggaaaaagatagtagcattgcccctttttattttcttttttgggggcttttttttgcctttctcttttttttggatAATGCTATAAATGATGATCAttacacttctatttatttacaactcgaaactagaacaaagtatgactctatatgaatgcctcctgTCAGTAGGTAACAGATATAGATTTATATATTTATTCGGTGTATTGCCTTCACTTTATGAGTTTGTAGTTGAGATGCTTTTATGACGCAAGCAGCCCCAACGAACTTATCTGCCTTGTCCTCTCCCCTCATCCTCCATTTTCCACTTACTTCTCCAACCCATCAGAAAGGGACATCACTGAGAGAGAAGAGAGTGTCTCTGTATATCTGGAGCGGAGGGTGAGGTGAGGCCGCGAGGTCGAGAGGGAGAGCACGAGCCAACCTCCCGTTTCCACCTCTCTATCCTATGGATAGAGCCGCCGCGACAGCCATAGATATCCTCGCTATGATCCCATCAGCGCCCTCTCCTTTGTAGCACCATctcccctcccccaccccacccccggGTTTATTTGACAAGATTTGATCCCAATCCTCGCACGTTTCTTGGCCGAGTGGGGGAGAAGATTCCAGAAATGGCTGTCGCCGTAGCTGCCGGGACCCTCCGTACCTGTTCCGGCGTATTTCCGGCGGCGTCCGGGAACCATCCGCTTGCCGGGTGGCGGCCACTTGCACCGGCAGCGCCCGCTAAGCTGAGGTGAGCAGACTGGCCCAGATTTCCTTCCGCTTTTGGCACATTAGATTCTGAGTCTTTTTTCCCGTTTGGATGGTAAGATGCTGTGCTAGGATTCGAAGATTCGTAGCCTTAGCTCCAAAAATTCGAGCTCTTAATTTAGAACGGATGCCCCTTCAAAATGAATTCTGCATAATAGTGTTGTTCAGTGGGATGCAGAATTTTTTGTTTGATTCATCCGCTATCCTTGGTGCTAACTTACATAATGATTTTGTCATGATATAACTCGATGCTTAGACTCTTTTGTTTTGTTTCAGCTGCAGGATATACCTCATAGTTGGTTTAATTCTGGTTAAAACTGTGAGGCTTTTGTGAAATTCTGGTTCCACTGGGTCATTTTATTGTTGAACTGATGGTAGCGCTAATTACTTTAGGGGCGCAGTGATGATTACGATAAGTCAGTTCACTGTTTCGTCACAGCTAGTTTAGCTAAAGCAGTGGTAATAAGTTTAGCTGGCCGAAATTTTATGGTGCTGAGGGGTTGATTACATTTGCAGGTAGTCACGCCAGCGAtatatttctttctttctttcttgctGGATTTGTGAACTTATGTGTTATAGTTTCTTGTGCAGACTGATATGATCAAGCTTGATACTATATTCTTTGGTTTGTCGTGTTGGAAAAATTTACCCTTGTCTGTTGCAACTAACTATATGTTATAAGCGTTTCCTTCATTCTATTTTATTGTGTTATAAACACTGGCTGCACCGTGTGAATACTTGCTTTCTTTGAATCAATTTGTTTCCATCGACTGATTAAATATATTTAAACTGCTGTTAATACACTTTCTGGTGTTAAAACTGTTATGATTTCCATCCATGGTTCAAGTGAGCGGTCTAGTTGCTACACAGTGCATTGATGTTGTTTTGATGAAACATTTTTATTCATTGTTTTTTCTCATTAAGCTCTTTAACATTTTGTCTTATTACATCACAACCTCTTACAATTCTCAATATATATTGCACATGTGTATTATTACAActattttttcttttgtttagaTTATTGTCTCCAGCTTTGAGGGTTCCTAGAGCTGCTTCGCCTGCAGCTGTTGAGGTAGATAGCATTGCTTACGACAAAACATTGGATGAACCTCCATGTTCAACTGCAGATACTTTGTTTTGCAGAATGGGAGCTCTAGCAACAGTAATACAGTCCCTACACCGAAGGTTATAATAGATCAAGACTCAGATCCGGATGCAACTATTGTGGAAGTAACCTTGGGTGACCGTCTTGGGGATCTTCTTGATACTGTGTGTTGTTTACATTGCCTTTTCAATTTACCTTTACCATTCATCACTCTTAGGTTCTTATTTTCACCATCTTGGATTCATGAAATGCTGATTAATTCTGTGTTCTGTTCTATTTGCAGATGAGTGCCTTGAGGAATTTAGGGCTAAATGTTGTGAAAGCTAGTGTTTGCCTCGATTCTTCTGGCAAGCACAATAAGTTCGCTATAACAAAGTCGTAAGTGGATCATTTTATTATTATTTCAGATATGCAAAGCTTGGCATGAGGAATCTCTCATATAAGTTTGATCTTCCAGTTATAGCAGCAGAATGTGACATCTTTCTTCAATGTACTTTTCTGCACATATCACTTCTTGTCTAGAATGAGTGAGAGCAATACTCTACAGGTCAACTGGTCGCAAAATTGATGACCCAGAGTTGTTAGAAGCAGTAAGACTGACAATTATTAACAACATGCTTGAGTATCATCCTGTAATTTCCCTCGACCCTTTTTTTCTTTGCTAAGATGTCTTGACTTAAATCTCGTAAACTAACGTCTGCGTCTTTATTTATTTGACACTAGGAAGCTAGCAGTCAATTGGCCATGGGTGCAACTTTTGGGCTAGAGCCCCCTACGGAAGTGGTACTTGTTTAAATCCATCCATAAATCAAAGAGTCTGTACCTTCTATCTTATCGACCTTGAATACCTGAAAACATCTCAATTATATGGACGACCTTTAAACCATATTACTTATCTTTCTGTTACGAGAAGGAACAACACATGAAGGTTTACAAGACACTATGTTCTAATAGTAAACTTCATGATAGGAATGCCTTGTCTGTAAATTTATATATACCCGATTGACTGCTAAACCTGACCATATAAAAAGTAATTATGGTACACATGATTTCGATAGCGCCTTGTTGCAGAATACATTCATATGTTTTGAGTACACGAATTTGGATGAACTGCTCATACTATGCCCAAGAAATTGCAGTCTGATGTCACATCATAATTATGTTTTCTCTTATTAATGTGCTCGAGATTCGTAATTTTTTTCTATATGTAAATAGTTTTTGCATGTAAATCGGCAGGTTGATGTGGACATAGCAACTCACATAGAGATCTATGACGATGGTCCTGAAAGAAGGTAGTCTTCCCTGTTGCTTTATTCTTCATAATACAAGAAAAATTCATGTACTTTGGCTTTCATCCTAATAAagtactccctctgatccataaTGAGTGTCGCAGTTTTGAACTGAGGTTGAACTaaccttagttcaaaactgcgacacttattatggatcggagggagtacttgttATGGGGCTAGAAGCAATATAATGATTCGTTCTTGGTTCTTTTGTGGATCAAGCTTGTGTCCTAAAGAAGATATCTGACTGGAGATTAGCTGTCATCTCGAATGACTATGACCAGTTTTTTTTGTGAGAACCTGATTTGTTTTTGGACGGCATTGAATAACAAAATGCATTGCCTATAGGCTATAAGATATCCCTTAGCATTATCTGAACTTTGCTTTCTTGACCGCAGTAAGATCATCAGTTTGCTATACTGTTGTTGTTCCCCATAAGTATAAGATCGCATTGATTGGATGTCCCCCAATGTTCCATTTCAGTTTACTTGTTGTGGAATCAGCTGACCGTCCAGGGTTGTTGGTTGATCTAGTTAAGATCATTGCTGACATCAATATCACTGTCCAATCTGGAGAATTTGACACTGAGGTGACACCAGTCATTTGGGGATTTTGTATTCAAAAGTTGTTCTTCTGCTGAGATTTTGTATCTTGTAGGGGCTACTGGCCAAGGCAAAATTCCATGTCAGTTACCGGGGCAAGCCATTAATCAAGGCTTTGCAACAGGTAAACTCATCATGCATGCAATTATCTATTGGGTGTCGCATCAGATTACCATGGAACCGGGACATGTACAGAAGTCCTATCTTTGATCTAGTGAAAAGGGGAAAATATAAGTAGCAGACCATCCTGATTAGAGCCAAATGTATCTCTATTATTTTCACTGGTCACCAAAGTGTATTTTCTCATTTAGTTCGTTCCTGCAGGTTCTCgcgaatagcttgcgttatttcttGAGGAGGCCGACAACAGAGGATGCCAGTTTCTAAGCAGATGATTACAAACCCACGCCTTATCATAGCTCATGAGACATGATATTTGTATGAAGTTTGCACTATCATCCAAATTATTCCTGAAATATGCATAATTCCCAAAAAAGGGAGGTACACGATATATCATGTACTCATAGTTTCATTTGAAGGCAGCTTCATGCTGTATGAACTGCACTAGCCTTCCAAGTTAAGTTATGAGATGGCAGTATAACACATGGTTATTTTGCTACCCGGGATGCATGTTTGATGATAAAATAAGAGGGCCGCTTGTGTGGCCAATCGTCTATTGTTTGGGGTGTGCTACTCAGCTGTCTAATTTTTTTGCAGTAGAGGTCTTGTAGAAGTTTTTTTGTTTGTTGAATCAGAGTTTCTGCAGATTTTTTTTGCAATAAAGGTGGTGTTGCAAAAGCTTGTCTAAGACTGTTATGACCGGTGGGCTGTGGCCCAagttatcttatcgttattagaggcttagcccaattatcttatcgttattagggtCGTTTGCTTgtgagtcaagtaaacctctctatataaggagaggagatgtatcaatctaatcaagcaagaagcaatcattATTTGCTCGGCTTCCTAAAGGAAGCCGGGAGACCTAATCCTAGCCGCctcttgcgccgccgccgcctctcttCACCATGTAAGGACGGTGCCCAGCCGTCGCGACCTCGTCCTCGTCTTCCTCCATCTTTAACCTACAATCTTCGCCCTAGAACCGGCAGAACCCTAACTCCTAAAACCTTGGTATCAGGTAGCTCGGTTTCGATCATGTCTGCATCACAACCAACCCCCTCGCTGCCCAccaccgccgcgccgccgccaaTCCCCTCCACGGCGCCGCTGGCCCTGTCCACTGCGCCGCTGGGCTCCACCGGCGTCTCTACCGGCCAGTCGCCGCCCCCCTCCACGGGTCCACCGCCACCACCCTCCACCGTGCCGCTGGTCTACTCCCCGGCGGAGATGACCGACGTCCTCAACGATCTCGTCACCGCCGTCCAGGGGATACGGCTATACCTAGCCGGCTCCTACGGGCCGCCGCCACGACCGGGCCAGCCGGCCTGCCGTGGTATTCGGCACCCACGGCGCCAACCGGGCCTCTACACCACCACTAGCCGCttcagccgccgcccgccgctgcgCCCCAATGGCCGCAGTGGTCGGCGCCGGCCCTCGCCGCGTCACCCACGCCACCCGGGTCCTCGCCGCCACCGTCCTGGCATCCGCCGCACCCCGGGGCCACCGCAACGCTGGTCGGGCCGCTGCAGCTACAGCCAGCCCCCGCCACCGCCCCGATCTGGCCACAATGGCCGACCGAGGCCATCGCCGCGCCCGCCGCCTCCGTCGTTTCTAGGCAGCAGCTGCTGCCGCTGCCTCTGCCGCCCAGCACCGGGCTGACTACAACCGCGCCGGCGGGCATGCCAATTCAGCAAGTGCGGTTCCCGCCCTCGCCGTCCCAGCTTCCGGCCTGGTTGGCCGGGACGTCAGCGCCGCCAGTCTACACCATGGCCGCGGACCAGCCGGCGCCCTCCCTGCCGTACGACGGGCCCTCCAGCTCCACGGGTTTCCACGCTGGCTTCGACGGGCCACCGCTTTCCTGAGGACCACCTATGCACACCGGACCAACGCCATCCTCTTCACTGCTCCGTACTGCCGAGCTATACACTCACGACGGTCATGCTCAGAAACCGCCGCGCTTCGCCAAGCTCGCCTTCGCCACCTACGACGGCGCCGAGGACCCCCTCAACTGGCTCAACCAGTGTGAGCAGTTCTTCCCGGGGCAACGGACGCTCACGTCGGACCGCACCTGGCTCGCCTCTTATCACCTCCGCGGCGCCGCACAGACGTGGTACTACGCCCTCGAGCAGGAGGAGGGCGGCATGCCCCCTGGGAGCGTTTTCGCGAGTTCTGCCTCCTTCGCTTCAGACTGCCGATACGTGGGAGCCGGTTGGCGGAGTTGGGCCACCTTGCCTTCACCTCTACGGTGCAGGACTACACCGACCGCTTTCAGGCCTTGGCATGCCACGCGTCCGGCGTGACGGCTCACTAGCGGGCCGAACTCTTCGTCGGCGGTCTGCCAGATCATATCCGCGTGGACGTCGAGCTGCAGGGACCCCAGGACCTCCAGACGGCCATGTACTATGCCCGCGCGTTCGAGCGCCGCGCGGTGGCCATCCAGCAGGCATCACCGTCCCGGGCCGCTGGGCCGCCACCCTGGCCGGATGTTCCCGCGCAGGGTCGGCCTGCTCAGGCTTCCGCAGCACCCCTTGCCGCGACCGTGGCGCACCCGTTCCGCCGGCTCACCTCGGCCGAGCTACTCGAGCGTCGCCGCCAAGGAACTGCAACAAGACCTACATGCCCGGCCACGTCTGCCCCCGACTCTTCTACCTGGAGGTTGTAGACTACATTGAGGAGGACATTGTCGCCGCTGGGCTCGGCGACTTGGCTGCCCCAGCTGTCGCGGAGGTGTTTGACGCTGGTTGATCACCTCGAGGAGTTCAGAAAGTGCTTCCTCGCCttacagctcgaggacgagctgtttgtgcaggcggggagaagtgttatgaccggcatattaggggcttagcccagtggGCTGTGGCCCAAGTTATTTTAtcgttattaggggcttagcccaattaacttatcgttattagggtcgtttgcttaggagtcaagtaaacctctctatataaggagaggagatgtatcaatctaatcaagtaAGAAGCAATCATTCTTTGCTCGGCTTCCcttagggagccgggagacctaaccctagccgcctcttgcGCCGCTGCCGCCTCTCTCCACCACGCAAGGACGGCGCCCaaccgccggccgccgcgccctcgtcTTCATCTTCCTCCATTTTTAACCTACAATCTCCGTCCTAGAACCGGCAGAACCCTAGCTCCTAACAAAGACCCTTGttgcaaaaaataataataaaaaatcaTCTGTTGGCCATCATATGGCCATGGACAAGCTCATGCTCAGGCTGACCAACCAGTGGGTGGTGCTGCTCTGATGTGGCTGCGGGAGCCTGTGGAGCCTTATCGACGACCATCAAAAGGGCGTAGGGGAGCCCATAACATTGAGGGTGTCTACCTCATCGGCTCTCATGGTGAGCTCTCCCCTGCGCGCATTGCAGGAAGGAGGGGATTCGTGTTCGGAGGGGGATCGAACACAAAGAACCTGCGAATCCTCTAGGCGGTCACTGGTTGTTGGTGGTGGGGGCGGGGGGCGTGTCGACTGCCTCATGCGTGCATGAGACCTCGCGCATGGATGACATCGGCAAGCCGCCATCACCACTATGCATGATGGCATACCACTATGTGTGTAGACAACGATGACGACCGCGATAGATCCACAGCGGCCTGGCCCTAGGAGCCTGCATCATCCTACCGGAGTGG
This sequence is a window from Aegilops tauschii subsp. strangulata cultivar AL8/78 chromosome 7, Aet v6.0, whole genome shotgun sequence. Protein-coding genes within it:
- the LOC109770781 gene encoding ACT domain-containing protein DS12, chloroplastic, with translation MAVAVAAGTLRTCSGVFPAASGNHPLAGWRPLAPAAPAKLRLLSPALRVPRAASPAAVENGSSSNSNTVPTPKVIIDQDSDPDATIVEVTLGDRLGDLLDTMSALRNLGLNVVKASVCLDSSGKHNKFAITKSSTGRKIDDPELLEAVRLTIINNMLEYHPEASSQLAMGATFGLEPPTEVVDVDIATHIEIYDDGPERSLLVVESADRPGLLVDLVKIIADINITVQSGEFDTEGLLAKAKFHVSYRGKPLIKALQQVLANSLRYFLRRPTTEDASF